The sequence below is a genomic window from Thermodesulfobacteriota bacterium.
TTACGGCCGGCGGCGCCTGGCGGTGGTGGACTGGGATGCCCACCACGGCAACGGCATCCAGGCCGCCTTCGAGACCGATCCGGAGGTGCTCTACGCCAGTATCCACGAGCACCCGACCTTTTCCTTTCCCGGTACCGGCTACAGCGACGAGACCGGCACTGGCCCGGGCCTGGGCTACACCCTGAACGTCCCTCTGCCCCCCGGCGCCCATGACGCCATGGTGCTGGCCGCCCTGGACGAGCAGCTGGAGCCGGCCCTCACCGCCTTCGCGCCGGAGGGCCTGATCGTCGCCGCCGGTCTCGACGGCCACCGGCAGGACGACATGTCCGGCCTCGCCTACAGCACCGGGCTGTACCGCCGGTTGGGGGAGCGGATGGCCGCCTGGGGCCGCCGTTATTGCCAGGGCCGGGTGCTGTCCATTCTGGAGGGGGGCTATGAGCTGGAGCCGCTGGCGGCCAGTGTCGAGGCCTATCTCCTGGGCCTGGCCGAGGGGGAATGAAGACTTGGGAGGGATGCCATGTATGTCCGCAGCCACATGACGGCACCGGCAGTGACGGTCGGACCGGACGAGAAGCTGCCGGCAGTCCGGGAGATCCTGGCCGGACGGCACTTCCGGCATCTGCCGGTGGTGGACGGGCACGGCCACCTGGTGGGCATGGTCACGGACCGGGACCTGCGCTCCGCCTATCCATCGCCGGTGATGGCGGAGGCCGGCCGCCAGGAGCTGCTGGCGCAGCTGGCGGCCACGCCGGTGTCGGCGATCATGAGCCGGGACCTGGTCTGGCTGGGCCTGCTGTCCACCCTGGACGACGCTCTTTTCCTCCTGGAGCGCCACAACGTCGGCGCTCTGCCGGTGGTGGATGCCGGGCAGCGGGTGGTGGGGATCTTCTCGGTCCGGGATCTTCTGGCCGCCTACCGCACCCTGTTCGGGGTGGGCCTGCGGGGCTCCAGCCTCATCGAGATCGTCGACGACGGCCGGCCGCGCATCCTGTCCACCATCATCCAGGCCCTGGAGGAGCGGGACATCCCCTTCACCCGGGTGGTGCGGGCCCAGGGCGATCAGGAAGAAGCGGGGCCGGGCCGCATCTACATCCGGGTCAACACGTACAACCTGCGCTCGGTGCACGCGGCGGTGGCCGAGGCCGGCCTGCGGCCGGTGGTCGCCGCTCCGGAGCCGCCGGCCCCGGAAAAGCCCGGCCATCAGGGTTGAATCACCGGCATACCGGTTGTACCTTGCGGCAAAGATCCCTTTCTGCCGGTGACAGGCCATGCAAACCGCACAGCTCCTGGAGATCCTCGCCAGCCACAACCAGTTCTGGACCGCGGGCCGTATCGATGCCGGTGTCGAACGTGCCGCCCTGGCCAGGTGTCTGGAGCAGATCGAGACCAAAGAGGTCGTCGTCCTCAAGGGCATCCGGCGTTGCGGCAAGTCCACCCTGCTGGCCCAGATCCTGGCCGCCCTCCTGGCGCGGGGCATTGCACCGCGACAACTCCTGCGGCTCAACCTGGAAGAGCCGCTTCTGGTCACGGCCGCCTCCATCGAGCTCCTGGAACGGATCTACCGCACCTGGCGGGAGCGGGTCTGTCCCACAGGCCGGGGGTACATCTTCCTGGACGAGGTCCAGAACATCCCGGGCTGGGAGCACTGGGTGCGGGGCCGCAGCGAGACCGAGGACATCAAGGTGTTCGTCACCGGATCATCGGCCCAGCTGCTGAGCCGGGAGATCGGCACCAAACTGACCGGCCGTCACATCTCCTTCGAGATCTTCCCGTTGTCCTTTGCCGAGCACCTGCGCTTCCATGGCATCGTGGTCGATGGCGAGTTGGACTACTGCAGCCGCAAGGCCATGATTCGGCATCTGTTCCACACCTACCTGCAATATGGTGGCTTCCCGGAGGTCGTCTTGCAGGAGACGGACGCCGCACGCCAGCTGTTGCTCAAGCATTACTTCGACGACATCCTGTATCGTGACATCGTCAGCCGGCACGAGATCCGTGATGTCTCCAGTCTGCGCCACCTGGCCGTCTTCCTGCTCACCAACAACGCCAAGCTGACCAGCGTCAACAAGCTCCGGAGCAACTTCAGTATTTCCCAGGACAAGACCGAGAACTACCTGTCGGCCATTCTCGAAAGCTATCTGCTTTTCCGCCTGCAACGCTTCTCCTGGTCGCTCAAGACCGTGCAGCGCGCCGGGTTCAAGACCTACGCCATCGATACCGGACTGCGCAACCGGGTCGCCTTCTCCTTTTCCCAGGATCTCGGCCGCCTCGTGGAGAATGTGGTGCACAACCACCTCAGGACCTGCCACGAGGAGATCTTCTTTCACAGCGATGGCCATGAAACGGATTTCGTGGTCAAGGAGGGGCTCCGGCTGACCAGCCGGATCCAGGTCTGGTACGAGGATACAGCCCAGACTGCCATTCCGGCGCGGGAGCTGGCCGCCTTCGCCAGCGCCGGGGAGGACACCCGCTGCCTCCTGCTCACCAACGATCTGGCGGCAGAGCACCAGGTCGGGCCGGTCAAGGTCCAATGCCTGCCGGTCGTCCGCTTCCTGCTGGGACTGGGATAGAGGACCACCCGCCTCCAACCGGCCCTTGTCTTTTCCCCGCCCGCCGTGCAACCCTAACCCTGCCCCTGACAGCAGCCAAAGGCCACGAAGACCGCCAGCCGGCACCGTCCTCCCGAGAGATGCGCCGCCATGCTCGACGCCCTGTTCACCCCCCGCACCATCGCCGTGATCGGCGCCTCCCGCACCCCGGGCAAGGTGGGCCACGACATCCTGGCCAACCTCCAGGCCGGGGGCTTTGCCGGCAGCCTGATCCCGGTCAACCCGGACGCGGATGCCATCTGTGGCCTGCCGTGCCGGCCCAACCTCCAGGGTCTGGCCGAAAGGATCGACCTGGGCATCGTGGCGCTGCCGGCGGCCGCGGCCCCGGAGGCGGTGCGGCAGCTGGTGCGCGCCGGCGCCCGGGCGGTGGTGGTGGTGTCGGCGGGCTTCAAGGAGACCGGCCCCGAGGGCGCCGGCCAGGAGCGTGAGCTGGCCCGGCTCTGCCGGGAGGGGGGTGCCCGGCTGCTGGGGCCCAACTGCCTGGGGCTCATCAATACATCCCACCACCTCAACGCCTCCTTTGCCGGCCCCCTGCCGCCGGCCGGACCCATCTCCATCCTCTCCCAGTCCGGGGCGGTTTGCACCGCGCTCCTGGATCTGGCCCGCGGCCGCGGTCTCGGGCTGGCCAAGGTGGTGAGCCTGGGCAACAAGGCGGATCTTTCCGAGGTGGATCTGCTGCTGGCCCTGGCCCGGGACCCGGACACCAGGGTGATCCTGGGCTATCTGGAGGACATCGTCTCCGGGGAAGAGTTCGTCAAGGCCGCCGAGGAGGCGGCGACGAGAAAGCCGGTGGTCATCCTCAAGGCCGGGACCACCGAAGCCGGAAGGCTGGCCGCCTCCTCCCACACCGGCGTCCTGGCCGGCGCCGAGGTGGCCTATGGCGCTGCCTTCCTGCGGGCCGGCGTCATCCGCGCCGACTCCTTTGCCGCCCTGTTCGACTACGGCACCGCCCTGGCCCTGCAGCCGCTGCCAGCGCCCGGGCGGCGGGTGCTCATCATCACCAATGCCGGCGGCCCCGGGATCATCGCCGCCGATGCGGTGGAGAGGGCGGGCCTGTTCCCGGCCCGCCTGGACGGCAACACCACCACCGCCCTCCGGCAGCGGCTGCCGCCGGCAGCCAGCCTGGGCAACCCGGTGGACGTCCTGGGGGACGCCGACCCGTCCCGTTATGCCGCAGCCATCGCCGCGGCCCAGGACGATCCCGGCGTCGATGCCATCCTGGTCATTCTCACCCCCCAGGCCATGACCCAGCCGGCCGCCACCGCCACCGCCATTGCCGGGGTGATGCGGGGCGAAAAGCCGGTGGTGGCTGCCTTCATGGGTGGCGACCGGGTGATGCCCGGGCGGCGGGAGCTGGCCGCCAGCCACATCCCGGACTTCGACACCCCGGAGCAGGCGGTGGCCACCCTGACCGGTCTCTTCCAGTACGCCGCCTGGCGCGCCCGGCCGCCCCGGCTGGTCACCCGCTTCCGGGTCAACCGCCGGCGGGTGGAGCGGATCATCTTCCGGCGGCTGCGCACCGGCCGCCTCCGGATCGGTGAGGTCAAGGCCAAGGACATCCTCAAGGCCTATGGCTTCCGCATTCCCAACGGCTGTCTGGCCAGCTCCGGCGAGGAGGCGGTGGAGATCGCCGAGCGGCTGGGCTATCCGGTGGTGATGAAGATCGTCTCCCCGGACATCGTCCACAAGTCGGACTTCGGCGGCGTGCGCCTCAATGTGGCCACCAGCGAGGCGGTGCTGGACAACTTCGATCTCATGATGCTGCGCATCCGTGAGCGGGCGCCGGAGGCGCGGGTGGATGGCGTTTACCTGGAAGAGATGCTGGGCCGGGGGCTGGAGGTCATCATCGGCATGACCCGGGACCGCCAATTCGGCCCCATGCTCATGTTCGGCCTGGGCGGCATCTTCGTGGAGGTGATGAAGGACGTCACCTTCCACCTGGCGCCCATCACCCTGGACGAGGCGATGCAGATGCTCATGGCCACCCGTTCCTACGAGATCCTCCAGGGGGCCCGGGGGCAGCGCGGGGTGAACCTGGCCGCCATCGCCGACGGCCTGCAGCGGATCAGCCAGCTGGCCACCGACTTCCCGGCCATTGCCGAGCTGGACATCAACCCCTTCATCGTCAGCGCCGGCGGCTCCGAGCCCTTCGTGGCTGACGCCCGCATCACCCTCTCTCCCGCCGAGGCCCGGCCATGAGCGACGGCAGCGTCACCTACCCGGACCCGGACTGGCAGGAGCGCTACCGGGACATGATCATGACCACCCGCCGGGCGGTGGGGCTCCTGAAGCCCGGCCAGCGGGTGTTCCTGGGCACCGGCTGCGGCCAGCCGGTGGAGCTGGTGGAGGCCCTGGTGCAGCGGGCCGGCGAGCTGGTGGACGTGGAGATCATCCACCTCTTGACCGCCGGCGCGGCCCCGTATGCCACCGCCCGGCTGGCCGACAGCTTCCTGGTCAACTCCTTCTTCATCGCCGAGAATGTCCGGGAGCATATCCAGGAGGGCCTGGGCCACTACACGCCGATCCGGCTCTTCGACATCCCGCGCATCTTCGCCTCCGGCCAGCTGCCCCTGGATGCGGCCCTCATCCAGGTGACGCCGCCGGACAGCCGGGGCCGGGTGAGCCTGGGGGTGTCAGTGGACATCGTCAAGAGCGCGGCCGAGAACGCCTCCCTGGTCATCGCCCAGGTCAACCCCCAGATGCCGCGCACCCTGGGGGACAGCTTCCTGGACGTCTACGACCTGGACGTGCTGGTGCCCGTGGACCGGCCGATCATCGAGGTCCAGCCCCTGCCGGTCACCGAGGTCACCCGCCGGGTGGGCAGCCACATTGCCGCCCTGGTGGAGGACGGCTCCACCATCGAGTTCGGCATCGGTCGCATCCCCCAGGCCGTCGCCGACCTCTTGCAGGGCAAGCGCGACCTGGGCATCCACACCGAGATGCTCACCGACTCCATCGTTGACCTGATCCATTCCGGCGCGGTCACCGGCGCCCGCAAGACCATCGACCGGGGCAAGATCGTCGCCTCGTTCTGTCTGGGCTCGAAGAGGCTCTTCGACCTGGTGCACAACAACCCCCTCTTCTCCTTCCGGCCTACCGAGTACGTCAACGACTCCCACGTCATCGGCCGCCTGCCGAAGATGATCGCCATCAACACCGCCCTGGAGGTGGACCTCACCGGTCAGGTCTGCGCCGATTCCCTGGGGGGAAAATTCTTCTCCGGCATCGGCGGCCAGGTGGACTTCAACCGCGGCGCTGCCCGCTCCAAGGGCGGCAAGGCCATCATCGCCCTGCCCTCCACCGCCAAGAACGGCACCATCTCCCGCATCGTCAGCCGGCTCTCACCGGGCGCCGGGGTGGTCACCTCCCGGGGCGACGTGCACTACGTGGTCACCGAGCACGGGGTGGCATACCTGCACGGCAAGAGCGTCCAGGAGCGGGCCTTGGCCCTCATCTCCATCGCCGATCCCCGCTTCCGGGAGGGCCTCTTCCACGATGCCCTGGAGGCCAAGCTGGTGCGCCAGGAGCTGGCCGCCTTCGGCGACAAGCTCCTGGTCACCTCCCAGGAGATGCGCAGCACCCTCCGTCTGGAGGACGGCACCCAGATCACCCTGCGGCCGATCCAGCCCACCGACGAGCCGCTGCTGCGGGATCTCCTCTACGCCCTGTCCCAGGAGACCGTCTACTACCGGTTCATGACCCGGCTGCAGCGCTTTCCCCACAAGGAGGTGCAGCGCTTCGTCTACATCGACCACCGCAAGGACGTGGCCATCGTCGGCACCGTGCCCGAGGCCCACGGCGAGGACATCGTCGCCGTCGGCCGCTACTACCTCGATGAGCGCACCAACCGGGCCGAGGTGGCCTTCGTCATCCGGGACTCCTGGCAGAACCGCCACATCGGCACCTCGCTTTTCCGCCACCTCATGACCATCGCCAAGCGCAACGGCATCTCCGGCTTCACCGCCGAGGTCCTCAGGGACAACAAGCGCATGCAGACCATCTTCAACAAGAGCGGTCTCAAGGTGAAAAGCGTGCTCAACGAAGACGTCTACTCCTACGAGATCGACTTCTGAGAACAGCCGACTGCCTTCTGTGACATGTGCCCATCACGCCTTGACAGAGAGGCTCCGGCACCCGGGTCACGCGGCGACGCCGGAGCCCATCCCTTCCCACCGGCCCTTCTCACCAGACGGAGGGCACGAAGCCGGCATCGTTTCTGATGATCACCGTCTCGCCGCTCTGGGCGAGAACGAAGAGCCCCTGGCGGTGCGCGTGCCGGGCCACCTCGTCCGGCAGCACCATGGCCGCCACCGCGCCCATGAGCTTGAGGGAGGCCCACTGCGGGGCCAGGCGCTTGAACCGGGACAGACGGTCCAAGTGCTCGGTGACATCATCCACCGACAAGGTGCTCTTGCACTCCACCGCCACCGCCTCCTGGTCGTTGACCACCAGCAGATCGATCTCCATGGTCTCGCCGCCCCGGTCGACGCTCACCCCCCGGATGACTTGGTGCACCTCGATCCCCCGCTCCCGAAACAGGCGCACCACCGCCGGCCGCACCATCTCCTCCACGAAATCGCCCAGCCGATTGCCCAGCCGACCGATGGCGGCGGAGACCTCCTTGATCTTGCGGTCTGTGTCCTGAAACTTCCGGTCCGTCTCCCGGGAGCCTTGCCGGATCAATCGCTCCGTTTCCTGAAATCTGCGGTCCGTAGCCTGGAAAAGCTTCCAGACTTCCTCGAGGGTGATCTCTTGGCCCATGACAACCTCCTTGGCCGAAGGCATATGCCCGACACTGGCGCCGGTCTTCCTTGCGGCAGGGACGGCGTCCGAACAATGGTGGAGCAGGGTGCCGACTGCGTTATCTGCCCCCCTTTGACTGACCCAGCCTAGCAAAACCGCTGGCGGGTGTCGAGGTGGCGCGGCCGCCCTCAGGGCGCCAGCGGCACCGGCACCCCGGTCTTCGCCGCCAGGGCCTGGCGCAGCCGAGCCTCATCCACCTCCTCGGGCGCGACCCCCCGCTGCCGCAGCAAGCCTTCGGCCTGGGCGCCGAGATCGACCCCACCCATGAAGTCCTCGTGCACCTCCACGTAGGGCACGCCGTGGGCGATCCCCGCCTTCACCGGCTGGTAGACAATCTCCACCGCCAGTCCCGGCTCCACCAAGTCATAGAGGGTGGCAATATCCCGGGGATAGAGGCGCATGCAGCCGTGGCTCACCCGGCGGCCCACCCCCAGGGGCTTGTTGGTGCCGTGCAGAAGGACGTCCCCGGAGGAAAGCCGCAGGGCGTGGCGGCCCAGGGGGTTGTTGGGGCCGGGCGGCACCCGCGCCGGCAGTTCCGGCTTTTCCGCCCGGATGGATGGCGGCACCGTCCAGGAGGGGTCCCGGATCTTTTCCACGATCCGGAAACGGCCGGTGGCGGTGTCAAAGCCCTCCCGGCCGATGCCGATGGGGAAGGTGGTCACCTTGAGGCCCTGGGGGTGCCAGCTGAGAAGATACAGCCGCAGCTCCGCCAGATTGACCACCAGGCGGCTCACGGAGGAAGCCTCGCCAGCAGCCGGTCGGCGGGAGGCAACCAGGCTCCGCACCACCCGGCTGCCCGCGGCCAGCTCACCCAGGTCGGCCAGCCGCTGCCGGGCCTGGGAGCGGTCCGCAAACGGGCCGAGCTGGAGGCCATGACGGTCACCGCGCTCCTCCAGCCGCAGGAGCGCCTGTTCCCCGGCAGGCAGCTGGGGCCGCAGCCGGGTGGCGGCCTCGATGGCCTCCGGCTGGCCGGCGTACGAGCCAAGCTCGATGGCGTGGAAAAGGCCCGCCGGCCAGGACGCCGGCGGCTCGGTCTCGGGGAGGAGCCAGGAGGTCGGGATCAGGACCCGGGCCTCGGCCCCCGGATACCAGGGGTCGAAATCCGGATTGGCGGCCGCGATCTCGTTGTAGCCGAGATCATGGCGCAAGGCGAGATCAACCAGGGTCTCGGCATCGCTGGCGATCCGATGCCAAGCCACCTCGCCCAACCGCTCCTGGGCGCCGACCTCGAAGGCCGCCGCCAGGATCGAAGGCGCCAGCCCCGGGCCCGCGAGCAGCCAGGCAGCCAGCAGCAACAGGGGGCCCCGCATCTTACGGGCCCTTCCCGGCTCCATCCGACTCGGGCGCAGCGGGCGCCACCCCGGCTGGCGGCCCGAGGCGGCCGCAGCCCCGTCCCCGCTCGGCCCGGCACAGGGCGCAGCGGCTGGGGGCGCAGCCCTGGCAGGAAAAGCAGTCCGGGCAGGACTCCTGCCCGGCGCCGCAAGGCCGGGGCTCCGGAACGAAGACCAGGCCCGGCAGGGAGCGGGCAGGAACAAAGGCCATGGGTCGTCTCTACTCCCGCTCACCCCCCGTCGCTGTCCGGGTGGCTTCGCCCCAGCTCGGCCAAGGTGCACAGGGAGTCGGTGCCGCACCGGTCCTGGATCTGGCGCAAATGGATCATGTTGGCCTCAATGGCCTCGCTGTAAAGGTCCCGATCCACCCCCCAGCGGGCCCGGAAGTGGAGGCGCATGAAGCGGAAGACCCCCCCCAGCTCCTCGTGCAAGCGGCGTTGGGCCACCAGGTAGTAGAACTCCTCGGTCTTGTCCACCAGCTCCTGCTCCGAACGGTAGCCCGACAGGCCCCCCTCCTGGAATTCCTTGAACAGGAGTGGCAGCTTGTCCAGATAACGGGGATCAGCCATCTGGGCCAGCAGATCCGCCGAGCCCATGGCCTGGCCCACCAGGGCCATCTCCCGATCCCGGAAAGGGATCTCGCGCAAGGACAGGCTGAGGATGGTGGCTCGGATGAGATGCCGGCAATCCTCCAGATCGGCCGCGGGCAGGCCGCGGCCGGCCAGGACCCGCTGCATCAGGGCGATGCTCCGCTCCTCGTGTCCTACGGTGTACTTGGCCCCCGAGCCCTCCTGGTCGCCCTCCTCCTGGATGAGACCGGTGTCATGGAACAAGGCCGCGTACAGGCCCAGGAGCAGCGCCCGGCACGAAAGCGGGTGCCCGCCCAGGGTCAGCCCGTGCAGAAGCCTGGCCATGGCCAGCACCACGGAACAGGTGTGCTCCAGGTTGTGGTACAGGGTGTTGCTGGCCCGGTAGCCAGGAAAACGGCCATGGAACAGACGGAGGACGTCCTGCCACACCGGGACGAACAGGCCCAGGTCCAGGGCCTCCGGGGCGGCCAGCGCCATGATGGCCTGGATTTCGGCCAGACACCGCTCGGGGTCGCTGCCGTCCACGAACTGATGCAAGGTGATGTCAGAAGGGTCCATGGGCCATGAAAGCGCTCGTTGATGGCGGCTCCTGCACCGCTTCTTGGGAGGATGACATCGTCTGGTCGTCGGCGCAGGGCCAGGGTCAGTCCGGAAAACGCCGCTGGATGGCGGTGATGACTTCGTAGATCTGGAAGAAGGCTGCCACCACCTCGGGGTCGAAATGGCGGCCGGAGCTGGCGCGGATCTCGGTCAGGATCCGCTCCTCGGGCCAGGGCTCCTTGTAGCAGCGGCGCGCGGCTAGGGCATCGAAGACATCGGCCAGGGCCACGATCCGGGCCGCGGCCGGGATCTCCTCCCCGCGCTTCGGCTGGCCGGCCGCCTCATCGCTGTGCAGGAAATCGGGCAGCACCCCGGGGTAGCCGCCGCCGGCCCACTTCTCGTGGTGGTTGAGGGCGATGTCCACGCTCATCCGGTCCAGAGCCGAGGTGGTGTTGACGAAGAGCCGCGCGCCATAGACGGTGTGCAGCTTCATGACCTCGAACTCCTCAGGGGTCAGCCGGCCCGGCTTCTTGAGGATGGCGTCCGAGATCCCCACCTTGCCCACGTCATGGAGCATGGCCGCCAGACGGATGAGGTCCCGCTGGGCCTTGATCACCCGCCGCTCCCAGCCGCGGTTCAGAGCCCAGCGCTGGAAGATCTCCGCTGAGTAGGCGCCCACCCGCTGGACATGGGCCCCGGTCTCCCCCGGGTCCCGCAGCTCGGCCATCTTCATCATCCGGAGGATCAGCTCCCGGTTCATGCAGCCGCGCTCGATGGCCACCGCGGCGTGGTTGCCGAAAAGGGGCACATAGAGCTGGCTGGGCCGGGAGAACGGCACCACCCGCCCCTCACCCTCCTTGGCATTGATGAGCTGCATCACCCCCACCAGCCGGTCGTCGAAGGTCTTGAGGGGGATGGTCAGGATGGAGCGGGTCCGGTAGCCGGACAGCTCGTCGAAGCGGGGGTTGAAGGCGTAGGGGCGGTCAGCGGGGATGGCGTAGGCGTCGTCGATGACCAGGTGCTGGCCGGTCAGGGCCGCGTAGCCGACGATGGAGGTGTCGTCCACCCCCACGGTGTAGGCGGAGTAGAGGGCGGCGTTGTTCTCGTCCTCCCGGAACAGGGTGTCGTTGTGGACATAGCTGAAGGCCAGCTGATCCTTCTCCAGCAGGAAGATCGAGCCGGCATCGGCCTGGGCCAGCCGCCGCGCCTCCAGGAGGATCCGATCCAGGATGGCATCCACGTCTTTGAGGTGGTTGATCTCCTCGGTGGTGCGCAGAATCCGCAGAACCACATCCTCGTCGTAACGCTCGCTTGCCATGATTCCCCCCATCGCCGCTTCCACCCAGGCTCCACAAGCCAGGATCGATACAGAACACAAGGAGCACGACCCTGTCAAGTCTGGGGCGTGGGGGCCCGGGCCTTGTCTGCCCGGATCCGGAAATAAAGCTCTTCGTGGGCCAGGGCGACCGCGCCCCAGCCGTGGCCCTCGGCCGTCCGCCGGGCCTGGCTGCCCAGCCGTGCCCGCAGCTGGGGGTCGCGGAGCGCCGCCAGCGCCTGCCGGAGCTGGGCCGGACCAGCCACCGTCAGTCCATTCTCCCCGGAAACAATCAGGCTGGCAACCCCGGCCTCACGGCTCACCACCACAGACAGGCCGCAGGACATGGCCTCCAGGATGCTCATGCCGAAGGCCTCCCGCCGGGAGGGCAGCGCCACCAGATCAGCGGCCGCCAGATACGGCCGGACGTCGGCGGCCAGACCGAGGAACTGCACCCGCCCGCCCAGACCGTGAGCGGCCACCTGACGCCGGAACCAGGACAGGCGCTCGCCCCGGCCCACCACCAGGAGATGCATCCCGGTCCCCAAGGCCGCCAGCAGCAGATCCAGACCCTTGCGCCGGAACTCGGAGCCCACGAAGAGCACGGCCAGCGCCTCCGGCGCCAGTCCCAGCCGCTGGCGGCTCTCGTGCCGCAGGCCCGCCAGGGTCTGGGGATGGAAGTGGCCGGTATCGACCCCCGGCGGGATGACCTGCACCCGCTCCTGGCGCCGGTAGTGGCGACGGCAATCCTCCCGGATGCACTCCGATACCGCCACCAGCCAGCGGCCGGCCATCTGCCGGCGCTCCAGCCAAAGATAGAGCCAGCTGCGCGGGCTGAGCCAGACCTGATCCAGGCGCCGCCATCCGGGGTACTGGGCAACCCCACCCCGGTAGGAGAAGGTGTGCAGGGTGAGCAGGTCCTGGGCCCAGCCCCGCTCGTGGGAGTGGACCACATCGTAGGCGCGGCCGGCCAGCCGGTGGGCGGCGTCCTGGGCAAAGGCCAGGGAGCTGCCCACCGAGGAGAAGCGCCAGCGATCCGGAATCAGGGACAGCCCCATGCCGGCCGCCAAGGCCGGCTCGTACTCCCGGA
It includes:
- a CDS encoding HD domain-containing phosphohydrolase, producing the protein MASERYDEDVVLRILRTTEEINHLKDVDAILDRILLEARRLAQADAGSIFLLEKDQLAFSYVHNDTLFREDENNAALYSAYTVGVDDTSIVGYAALTGQHLVIDDAYAIPADRPYAFNPRFDELSGYRTRSILTIPLKTFDDRLVGVMQLINAKEGEGRVVPFSRPSQLYVPLFGNHAAVAIERGCMNRELILRMMKMAELRDPGETGAHVQRVGAYSAEIFQRWALNRGWERRVIKAQRDLIRLAAMLHDVGKVGISDAILKKPGRLTPEEFEVMKLHTVYGARLFVNTTSALDRMSVDIALNHHEKWAGGGYPGVLPDFLHSDEAAGQPKRGEEIPAAARIVALADVFDALAARRCYKEPWPEERILTEIRASSGRHFDPEVVAAFFQIYEVITAIQRRFPD
- a CDS encoding CBS domain-containing protein, whose translation is MYVRSHMTAPAVTVGPDEKLPAVREILAGRHFRHLPVVDGHGHLVGMVTDRDLRSAYPSPVMAEAGRQELLAQLAATPVSAIMSRDLVWLGLLSTLDDALFLLERHNVGALPVVDAGQRVVGIFSVRDLLAAYRTLFGVGLRGSSLIEIVDDGRPRILSTIIQALEERDIPFTRVVRAQGDQEEAGPGRIYIRVNTYNLRSVHAAVAEAGLRPVVAAPEPPAPEKPGHQG
- a CDS encoding ATP-binding protein, producing the protein MQTAQLLEILASHNQFWTAGRIDAGVERAALARCLEQIETKEVVVLKGIRRCGKSTLLAQILAALLARGIAPRQLLRLNLEEPLLVTAASIELLERIYRTWRERVCPTGRGYIFLDEVQNIPGWEHWVRGRSETEDIKVFVTGSSAQLLSREIGTKLTGRHISFEIFPLSFAEHLRFHGIVVDGELDYCSRKAMIRHLFHTYLQYGGFPEVVLQETDAARQLLLKHYFDDILYRDIVSRHEIRDVSSLRHLAVFLLTNNAKLTSVNKLRSNFSISQDKTENYLSAILESYLLFRLQRFSWSLKTVQRAGFKTYAIDTGLRNRVAFSFSQDLGRLVENVVHNHLRTCHEEIFFHSDGHETDFVVKEGLRLTSRIQVWYEDTAQTAIPARELAAFASAGEDTRCLLLTNDLAAEHQVGPVKVQCLPVVRFLLGLG
- a CDS encoding acetate--CoA ligase family protein, which produces MLDALFTPRTIAVIGASRTPGKVGHDILANLQAGGFAGSLIPVNPDADAICGLPCRPNLQGLAERIDLGIVALPAAAAPEAVRQLVRAGARAVVVVSAGFKETGPEGAGQERELARLCREGGARLLGPNCLGLINTSHHLNASFAGPLPPAGPISILSQSGAVCTALLDLARGRGLGLAKVVSLGNKADLSEVDLLLALARDPDTRVILGYLEDIVSGEEFVKAAEEAATRKPVVILKAGTTEAGRLAASSHTGVLAGAEVAYGAAFLRAGVIRADSFAALFDYGTALALQPLPAPGRRVLIITNAGGPGIIAADAVERAGLFPARLDGNTTTALRQRLPPAASLGNPVDVLGDADPSRYAAAIAAAQDDPGVDAILVILTPQAMTQPAATATAIAGVMRGEKPVVAAFMGGDRVMPGRRELAASHIPDFDTPEQAVATLTGLFQYAAWRARPPRLVTRFRVNRRRVERIIFRRLRTGRLRIGEVKAKDILKAYGFRIPNGCLASSGEEAVEIAERLGYPVVMKIVSPDIVHKSDFGGVRLNVATSEAVLDNFDLMMLRIRERAPEARVDGVYLEEMLGRGLEVIIGMTRDRQFGPMLMFGLGGIFVEVMKDVTFHLAPITLDEAMQMLMATRSYEILQGARGQRGVNLAAIADGLQRISQLATDFPAIAELDINPFIVSAGGSEPFVADARITLSPAEARP
- a CDS encoding GNAT family N-acetyltransferase, whose protein sequence is MSDGSVTYPDPDWQERYRDMIMTTRRAVGLLKPGQRVFLGTGCGQPVELVEALVQRAGELVDVEIIHLLTAGAAPYATARLADSFLVNSFFIAENVREHIQEGLGHYTPIRLFDIPRIFASGQLPLDAALIQVTPPDSRGRVSLGVSVDIVKSAAENASLVIAQVNPQMPRTLGDSFLDVYDLDVLVPVDRPIIEVQPLPVTEVTRRVGSHIAALVEDGSTIEFGIGRIPQAVADLLQGKRDLGIHTEMLTDSIVDLIHSGAVTGARKTIDRGKIVASFCLGSKRLFDLVHNNPLFSFRPTEYVNDSHVIGRLPKMIAINTALEVDLTGQVCADSLGGKFFSGIGGQVDFNRGAARSKGGKAIIALPSTAKNGTISRIVSRLSPGAGVVTSRGDVHYVVTEHGVAYLHGKSVQERALALISIADPRFREGLFHDALEAKLVRQELAAFGDKLLVTSQEMRSTLRLEDGTQITLRPIQPTDEPLLRDLLYALSQETVYYRFMTRLQRFPHKEVQRFVYIDHRKDVAIVGTVPEAHGEDIVAVGRYYLDERTNRAEVAFVIRDSWQNRHIGTSLFRHLMTIAKRNGISGFTAEVLRDNKRMQTIFNKSGLKVKSVLNEDVYSYEIDF
- a CDS encoding L,D-transpeptidase family protein, whose product is MRGPLLLLAAWLLAGPGLAPSILAAAFEVGAQERLGEVAWHRIASDAETLVDLALRHDLGYNEIAAANPDFDPWYPGAEARVLIPTSWLLPETEPPASWPAGLFHAIELGSYAGQPEAIEAATRLRPQLPAGEQALLRLEERGDRHGLQLGPFADRSQARQRLADLGELAAGSRVVRSLVASRRPAAGEASSVSRLVVNLAELRLYLLSWHPQGLKVTTFPIGIGREGFDTATGRFRIVEKIRDPSWTVPPSIRAEKPELPARVPPGPNNPLGRHALRLSSGDVLLHGTNKPLGVGRRVSHGCMRLYPRDIATLYDLVEPGLAVEIVYQPVKAGIAHGVPYVEVHEDFMGGVDLGAQAEGLLRQRGVAPEEVDEARLRQALAAKTGVPVPLAP
- a CDS encoding histone deacetylase yields the protein MPLVPIVLISHPDLLRHDTGGGLHPEVPERLTAIRARLAAGPLAAVLREETSRAADWPDLLVYHDEAYLARFEEAALAGRSHLGHPDNQISYDSFNAALLAAGAGLVGIDLLEREAGVLPFCSVRPPGHHAERALALGFCFINNIVVAARYWQRRYGRRRLAVVDWDAHHGNGIQAAFETDPEVLYASIHEHPTFSFPGTGYSDETGTGPGLGYTLNVPLPPGAHDAMVLAALDEQLEPALTAFAPEGLIVAAGLDGHRQDDMSGLAYSTGLYRRLGERMAAWGRRYCQGRVLSILEGGYELEPLAASVEAYLLGLAEGE
- a CDS encoding DUF3782 domain-containing protein, with the translated sequence MGQEITLEEVWKLFQATDRRFQETERLIRQGSRETDRKFQDTDRKIKEVSAAIGRLGNRLGDFVEEMVRPAVVRLFRERGIEVHQVIRGVSVDRGGETMEIDLLVVNDQEAVAVECKSTLSVDDVTEHLDRLSRFKRLAPQWASLKLMGAVAAMVLPDEVARHAHRQGLFVLAQSGETVIIRNDAGFVPSVW